The Halopelagius inordinatus genomic interval AACGCCGCCGCCTCCGCCGCCGTCTCTCGGTCCTCGAACCGGGCGTCCGCGACGGGGACGACTCGCTCGCCGGTGCGAGCGCAGACGATGCCGTACGGGCCGTCGTCTCCCGAGAGGGCGTCGATGCGACCGCGAATCTCGTTGAGCGACCGACCGACCATCATCGACTCTCCCGGACGCGGTTCTCGCTCGCGGCGGTCGGTCGCAGTCGCGCCTCCTCCGAGTTCATCGCGAGGGTTTAGGACGGCCTAAAATAAATAACTACGTCTCTCGGCTCGGCGAGTCGCCCCACACCGCCCGCGGTGGGAGGCGGCGCGTTCGGAGGACGGCGCGTTCGCCTCTCTCCGGTCTCTTTGCACCTCGCTCGGTTCTCTTGGCCCTTTCTAAACCCCGTCTTCGACCGATTCGACGCGCCGACGAGAGACCGAAGACGCCTTTATCGAGCTCGAATACAAGTTAGGTTGTACTAACCCAACCAGATTGGGTAAGACTTATTGCCCGGTCGTGGGCACGACATGTTGCGGCCGAACGATTCGGACCACGACATGTGGATTGAACCGTCCGGAGGGTCGAGTAGTGACAACGATGGACTGCCCAGACTGCGGTCACGAACGAACGAGCGTGGTGGACACTCGGTCCGGCGAGGACGGAGCGACCGTCCGCCGTCGGCGCGAGTGCCGACGCTGTGCCTTCCGATTCACGACGTACGAACGCCCCGAGTGGGAGACGCTACAAGTGAAAAAGCGAGGCGGGAACATCGAGTCGTTCGACGCCGCGAAACTCCGCGCAGGCATCGAACGGGCCGTCGAGAAGCGACCGGTCGCGGACGAGGAGATAGACCGATTGGTCGAGGCGGTGGAAGCCGACCTGACGGACCGAGAGACGCAGATAGTCTCTTCGAGTCTCGTCGGCGAACTCGTCTCCGAGAGACTCCGCGAACTCGATTCGGTCGCGTACATCCGGTTCGTCTCCGTCTACAAGGCGTTCTCGAACCCCGAGGAGTTCCTCGGCGAACTCGACCGGGTGTTAGACGACGAACTCGACGACTTCGACGAACCTCGTTCGTCGAGCCGCCGAACGCAGTTCGGCGACCCCGAACCGACGACAGACGACACACCACCTGATGGCTAGCACACAGCAAACGCAGACCGATGTACAGACGATTCTCGACCGCGCCCGGTCGGGATACGAAGACGTCGTCACCGACGACGTCGCAGAGACACTCGTTCACGAGGCCGAACGCAACCTCTACGAGGGGGCCTCCCGCGACGAGGTGTACGAAGCGCTCGTCCAAGTGACGACGGCGCGCGTCGAACGCGACCCGGCGTACAAGCGGGTGGCGGCGGACCTTCACCGACGCCGGTACTTCGGGACCGTCACCGGCGAACTGGCCGGGGGCGACGACTACGAGGCGACGTACCGCGAGACGTTCGTCGAGAACCTCCGCCGCGGCGTCGAGGTGGACCGCCTCGACGAGAGACTCGTGGACGGCCGGTTCGACCTCGACGCACTCGCCGACGCTCTCGTCCTCGAACGCGACGGCGAGTTCGACTACATGGCGATGTCGACGCTCACCCAACGGTACTTCTTGAAGACCGAGGAGGGCGGCGACCCCCTCGAACTGCCGCAGGCGTTCTGGATGCGCGTCGCCATGGGACTGGCAATCGAAGAAGACGACCCGCAGGCGCGCGCCGAGGAGTTCTACGACGTCCTCTCGCGCCTCCTCTTTACCCCCTCGACGCCGACGCTGTTTCACAGCGGAACCACCCACCCGCAACTGTCGTCGTGTTACCTGACGACGGTCGAAGACGACTTAGAGCACATCTTCGAGTCGTACAAGCACCACGCGCAACTGTCGAAGTGGAGCGGTGGACTCGGCAACGACTGGACGAACCTCCGTTCGGAGGGCGCACTCATAGAGAGCACCGGCGTCGAATCCACGGGCACGGTGCCGTTCCTGAAGATAAGTAACGACGTCACCGCCGCCATCAACCGGTCGGGAAAGCGACGCGGCGCGGCCTGCGCCTACCTCGAAGCGTGGCATCTCGACTTCGAGGCGTTCCTCGACTTGCGCCGGAACACCGGCGACGAACGCCGCCGGACCCACGACATGAACACCGCCGCGTGGGTGCCGGACCTGTTCGTGGAACGCGTCGAGGCGGACGAGACGTGGACGCTGTTCTCGCCCGACGAGGTTCCGGAACTCCACGAGACGTACGGCGAGGAGTTCGCCGACATCTACCGCGAGTACGAGGAGAAAGCCGAGGCGGGTGAACTCCGGCAGTACGAGACGGTCGAGGCCGCCGACCTCTGGCGGACGATGCTCACCCGCCTCTTCGAGACGGGCCACCCGTGGATCACGTTCAAAGACCCCTGTAACGTCCGGTCGCCACAGGACCACGTCGGGACGGTTCACTCCTCGAACCTCTGTACCGAGATAACGCTGAACACGAGCGCCGACGAACACGCCGTCTGCAACCTCGGGAGCGTCAACCTCGCGCACCACGTCGAGGAGGGTGAACTGAACAGGGAGTTCCTCGCCGACACCGTCGAGACGGCGATGCGGATGCTCGACAACGTCGTGGACCTCTGTTTTTACCCGACCGACGAGGCGGAGTACTCGAACATGCGTCACCGACCCATCGGACTCGGCGTCATGGGCTTTCACGACGCCCTGATGCGGACGGACACGTCGATGGCCTCCGAGGACGCCGTCGAGGCGGCCAACCGGTGGCAGGAGTTCGTCTCCTATCACGCCATCCTCAACAGTTCCCGCCTCGCGAAGGAACGCGGCGCGTACGAGACGTTCGAGGGGAGCAAGTGGGACCGCGGCATCCTCCCGCACGACACCGTTGACCGCCTCGAAAAAGAGCGAGGCCGAGAGATTCCGACCGACCGCTCCGAGACGATGGACTGGGACCGCGTCCGCGACCACATCGAAGCCCACGGGATGCGCAACTCGAACACGATGGCCGTCGCGCCGACGGCGACGGTATCGACCATCAACGGGACGACGCCCTCCATCGAACCCATCTACTCGAACCTCTACGTGAAGTCGAACATGAGCGGCGACTTCACCGTCGTCAACGACCACCTCGTCGAGGAACTGAAAGAGGCGGGTCTGTGGGACGACGAGATGGTAGACCGGATAAAGTTCCACGACGGGTCGATACAGTCGATAGACGAGATTCCC includes:
- a CDS encoding ribonucleoside-diphosphate reductase subunit alpha, giving the protein MASTQQTQTDVQTILDRARSGYEDVVTDDVAETLVHEAERNLYEGASRDEVYEALVQVTTARVERDPAYKRVAADLHRRRYFGTVTGELAGGDDYEATYRETFVENLRRGVEVDRLDERLVDGRFDLDALADALVLERDGEFDYMAMSTLTQRYFLKTEEGGDPLELPQAFWMRVAMGLAIEEDDPQARAEEFYDVLSRLLFTPSTPTLFHSGTTHPQLSSCYLTTVEDDLEHIFESYKHHAQLSKWSGGLGNDWTNLRSEGALIESTGVESTGTVPFLKISNDVTAAINRSGKRRGAACAYLEAWHLDFEAFLDLRRNTGDERRRTHDMNTAAWVPDLFVERVEADETWTLFSPDEVPELHETYGEEFADIYREYEEKAEAGELRQYETVEAADLWRTMLTRLFETGHPWITFKDPCNVRSPQDHVGTVHSSNLCTEITLNTSADEHAVCNLGSVNLAHHVEEGELNREFLADTVETAMRMLDNVVDLCFYPTDEAEYSNMRHRPIGLGVMGFHDALMRTDTSMASEDAVEAANRWQEFVSYHAILNSSRLAKERGAYETFEGSKWDRGILPHDTVDRLEKERGREIPTDRSETMDWDRVRDHIEAHGMRNSNTMAVAPTATVSTINGTTPSIEPIYSNLYVKSNMSGDFTVVNDHLVEELKEAGLWDDEMVDRIKFHDGSIQSIDEIPEETRELHRSAFEIDPRHQLRLTAHRGQWIDQSVSHNVFFPSTDGSLLDDVYKTAWRLGVKTTYYLRTLGASQIEKSTIDMDEYGRTQRRDTGDDGDTDANGGDGGDDDSGLARVEDPTCEACQ
- the nrdR gene encoding transcriptional regulator NrdR, coding for MDCPDCGHERTSVVDTRSGEDGATVRRRRECRRCAFRFTTYERPEWETLQVKKRGGNIESFDAAKLRAGIERAVEKRPVADEEIDRLVEAVEADLTDRETQIVSSSLVGELVSERLRELDSVAYIRFVSVYKAFSNPEEFLGELDRVLDDELDDFDEPRSSSRRTQFGDPEPTTDDTPPDG